The stretch of DNA AGTAAGCATAATGggaatgatttgtttttacacatttaatagAATTAAGAGATACTGATCTTATGTTTATGTCTTATGTTTATCATAGTTATGGTTGTTATGTTGATAATCCATGCTTATAAAAACCTTGTCAATTGTCATTCTGCTTATTGATCACTATTTTCCTTTCTGAGACAGTATACTCATTTGATAATCTATATGTTTTATACTATAGCCTTCTTCAGTATGACCATAATGCAGCGTCTACACTATATCAATTACGACGACTGGAGTAAGCTGCTTATGAAAGGACCGACAGAGAACCTACAACCAAACCCCCTCCCCTCAATCCGCTGCCCCCTCTGGAGGATAAACTGTTCCTTTTCCAAGATCTACTTACATCCCACAAATAATCCCACCTTCATCTTTAAGGAATAACTACAAAATATACAAACGATGGCAGTTTTAAAGGTAAAGTTTACTAAGACCAGGAGGGATAAATTGGCCCAGATCCTGTGGATCCTCAACTGGATCTCAGTGATTACAGGGGTCATCCTGTTCAGCCTGGGGCTCTTCCTCAAGGTGGAGCTCAAAAAGCGTGAAGAGCTGATGGCAGAGAAGGATATCCAGTATGTTCCCAACATGTTGATAGCTGTGGGCCTCATTGCTTGTATAATCAATTTCCTGGGTGGGAAGATCTGCTATGACTGTGTGGACTCCACCAAGTTCTTGCGCTGGAAGCTGATCATGCTGCCCTACATTGTGTGCACCTTCTTTTTCACCCTGTGCGTGCTTGTGGGGGCTCTGATGTGTTACAGCATGCACTGGGAGCTGGAGGAGGCTCTGAACCTGGGCCTGATGCAGGCTATGAGGTTCTATAAAGACACAGACATGCCAGGACGCTGCTTCCTGAAACACACTGTGGACACACTGCAGATACAGTTCCAGTGCTGTGGGAACAGCGGCTACAAAGACTGGTTTCAAATTCAGTGGATAAGCAACCGTTACCTGGACATGTCCAAAAAGGAAGTCATAGAGTAAGTAAAGTATGTcgttgcaacattttaaaaacttgacaaaaaaGACAGCAATACAGAGCTGTTCTTCAGAATGAATGACAGattaatgttgacattttacAGTTGAACCATACCATTCTTTTTTCAATAGTTGAAGATTGATAGaagaaacaactttatttttaacagttgcATTTAATTCTAGTGTTCTCTAAACTACATATGAATtcagactaaatattttctaGATGAATATTTAAACCCTTCTTCTGGAAGAATTGAGAGCTCATGGTTTGTTTCCTGACAAAAATCTGGCTCTTAGGCATAGTATCTGATCAGTAAGGCAAAAGTTGAGACTATTTCTTACATTGATACTCTATCCTCACTgcctgttttattctttttccaaAACCAGCTGTTTATTAAACATGTGTGTTTGAGCTCTTCGACCTGTTGTAGCACCCCAACTGTCTTAATCACAGTTTATTCATAATTAAACAAGGAGGCTATTTTGTTCACACAAGTTCAGGTTAGTTTGCATGGCTTTTTTTTGGCTGCATAAACAATCAGagaaaaatgcaccaaattgaccaataaaaactgaactttatcCCTTTCCTGCTCTCAAGTCGACTGAGAAGTAATGTAGAGGGGAAGTACCTGATGGATGGAGTCCCATTCAGCTGCTGCAATATCAACTCACCTCGGCCCTGCATCCAGCAGCAGATTACCAACAACTCGGCCCATTTCAACTATGAGCATCAGACCGAGGACCAAAACTTGTGGATGAAAGGCTGCCGACAGGCACTGCTGGAGTACTACACCCACATTATGCAGTCCATTGGCCTTACAGTCCTCATTACCTGGCTCTTTGAGGCAAGAAAACACTATATAGCTGCTTTACCTTGAAAATATATCTGTCCTCTTGAACTTGTCACATatcaaaaccaaacattaagcattttattgggattttatgaaacAGACAAATGAAAGTAGTGCATAGTTGTTTGTAGAACCAGATTTTGCTGCCATTACTGAACATAGAAGTCTTTTTGAATTTGTCTGCACATCTAAATACTGAAAtgttgcccattcttctttgcaaaatttcTTTAGCTCATTTAGTCTGCATGAAGAGCATCTGAActtaaattttcaaaatttgcCACTTATACTCAGTAATAGATTTGGGTCCTAAATATATCAGGGTCACAAGAACACTTTTGAATGTGCTTTGAAAGTGTTCCCATATGCCCTAGTCTCATGACTTTTGTAGCCTCTAACTGcctctttttaaattaatgccTGATTACAAATCTCATTACCTCTGTTCCTGTAGAAAACAGATACAGATTGATacagatacaaaaaaataaactctttgggactgtaatgtgacaaaatgtaaaaaaaaaaaaaaaaaaaaaaattcaacatggAGTAAATTTACTTTCCCTGTACCCACAGTTGTTTTAGAGAAATCTTTACATTTAGACAATCTTAGCTTCTCCTTTGGtcttctaaaaataattaaagcatACCATATCCAAActttatctttatttcatttttgtcactAATTGtattcctgttttgttttagctgtcAGTGCTGACGGGTGTTCGTTACCTCCAAACCTCCCTAGAAAACTTGCTGAGGCAGGGAGACCCTGACTCTGAATCCGACGgttggctgctggaaaacagcCTCATGGAAACGGCTCGCACCAACCTGAGCATCATAAAGAGCCTCGGCAAGAGCAACCAAATAAACACAGCCAACAATGGTGACCCCAACATTGATGTCCCATCCACCTCGAAGGCACATTATGGGCCAGACAATGTTCCCCCAAAGGAGAAGATGGAAACAAGCTAAACATATCAGACTTATAGACCGTACTGAAAAATATCTCCAATCCTCTGAGCTGTTGTTCTGCTCTCAGCAGAGGTCTTAAGATAACATATTGTCTACTTTTCTTTAAGATCTGTTAATGGtgttatatattatattatttatattagaaTATGATCCATTTTACTAGTCAACTGCAATTCATGGACTAATTTACTTGTTGCCATGTTGGATTATTTTGGTGACAAAAAATGGAATGAAAAGGTTTGCCATAACCAAAGACTGACACAATGTCAACTTAACAGAATAACTTGTCAGTGAAAGGGGCCTTGCCATTAATAATGTTTAATCAtgcatgttttataaaaatccaaacttttggATGCAGTGGTGAAGTAAAGTATTAAATCTGTAAACATGTCTAATAGTTTTGCTACAGggaattttttgttgtttactacATGCTTAGTGTTAAACCAATGTTTGGGTAGAAGATTTGTTCTATGCGTTCTATTGATGACTTCCCACTTTAGTCATCTATAGTCATCTTGTCACTTTTTGTTGACCAAATGCAAGGCGCCAATCTACAGGAGGTTTTGGTTGTCACTTCAGATTTAGATTCTTGAGCCACATTTATCTTTATTCTATTTGTGCTGGTCACCAtacataaaatgtataaaaatccTCATGTAACAGAAAAGCAAAGTTATATACACTGCAAATGAGTATAAAATCTATGAATTGATTTAAATGggacaaaacagcaaataaaaacaagtgaaatTTACATAGAAATTTCACTTGtaaaatttctattttacaAGTGAAAATAGAAAGTGTATTTGAATACAGTGTATCCAAATACAGTGTATTTGGTTATCCACCAAGAGAAACAGCTGCAATAGTCAAATACTGTTAAATGGAttacataaatgtttattttaaggttttaatgtAGGTACATTTAAATAGCTATATAGTTAGATTAGGTATATAGGCCTTAAATTACTGGGTCAGAGGCTGCTGGGAGATTGTCATTGGAACCTGTGTACTGATTGTAATCCTTTGCCTTGTTTGACATCGAATCATCCCAGTGATGGCTCTCCTGaacctgcaggaaaaaaatcttttacagtGCCAGAACACACCCTCAAATATAATCTTGTTCAGTCAAGAAAAGACTCACTTTTTGTTGGCAATAACATAGATGCAGGGGTTGTAAAACGTTGAGGACTTTGCGAAGAGAGGAGCAATAATGGCCATCGGGGCAGGAATGGTCTTTGGGTCACCAAATGATGCCCAGAGGCAAACCAAGGAGTAGGGAGACCAGGCAACCAGAAACATGATGATCATTATAATAGACATCTATAGGCAGGAACACAGATAACAAAAGTCTTAACTTTAACACTGATTTGGTTTCCATGTgaataaatgcatgtttttaccAATTGAAACATACTATGACTTGTTATAGGAAAATAATTGTGATTAAAATCACtcttaataaacatttttcacacaaaaaaacatgtctaagtgctacatataaaaaaaaaactatgtgtAGCATAGTTTGCTAGGAAGAGGGAGTGTCAGGATCCTTTTTAGTTGCTGTAGTTACTAAACTGCAATGAATTTGTTGAATTCAAAACCTCATAAATTAAATTCGTAGGAGTTGCTTTTTTAGTTCACAAGTTTATGACAGTGACTCAAATGATGGTCTGCatcattttattagttattatttagTCTTCTACTTATAGAGGTAAAAGttccagcaacaaaacacaGGCATTTGTTTTACCAGACACCTCCACTTTGGGAACCCCTTGACACTTGACCCTCCAGTATGTTCTAGGTCTGCCAGGGGCATCCAGATCAGTTTTCCAAACCACCTTGACTCTGAGAGCCCATTCAGCCTATGcagtgaatattttatttggttGTGTCTGGGGTCTTTTCCTTTTGCTCTTTTACACAGGGCTGGAATGTAGCTAAATTAGTAAATCTAGAGCTTAATCTTTCTGCCCAGCTTCTTATACAACATGACACACCAGAACAAAACCAAACTACTAATATGGATGAATCACAAATCCATTATTCTGCTCCATCctaccattaaaaaaaaaaaaatatatatatatatatatatatatatatatatatatatatatatatatatatatatatatatatatatacagtatataccaaGATACTTTATTTCATTACCAGCAGAAAactttccatcttttctttgtTGATAACTATGAGTTCAGACTCAGACAAGCTGACTTTCTTTTGGCTTACTTCTCCCCAATCCATCTTGAAATTCACTGATTTGACAAGAACAAAGCAGCACAGACTCTGAACTTCAGTTTCCTTTAGTTGATTTTGGATAAACTGAACAGAAAGGTAAAAAGACCACCACACATTTGTGGAAACATGTCTGAAATTCTAAAATAATGTCTGCTCACAAGTGATTCATCACCTTCAATATTCACACAAAATAGTGTCCATGTTGTGTATTTAAAACAGGCTGTTAGGAAAAGCAAAGCTGATTTACCTTGGTAACGTCCATCTGGTCAGACCAGTCGATGTTGATGCTTTCCAGGCAGTTACTTGTTTTGTACCTCTTCACGGTGACAGACACATTGTAGtagcagtaaaacatgacagacAGAGGAACCACAAAGTTTACTGCAATCACCGCCATCGTGAAGGAGATGAAGGAGCTGTGAAGGAAAAGTAGAGGTGTGTTATAAAGAACGTCTAGCAAGTGAAGTAAAACTATGttacacaaaaaacaagatATGCACTTCTGAAAACTCACGCATCGTTTTGTCTCCAGTTGATTGTGCATGTTGCTCCAGTGGGGTCAGGGGCATAACTTGCCCAGCCTACTATAGGCATGGAGGACCAGAACACAGCATTCAGCCAGGCAGCCAGAATAAGGATGTTGTAAGACCTAGCAGTCATTTTCTGACCTTTAGAGACAAAATCAAATAACTTCAACAAAAGCGAGAGGGAAGAATATAAAATCTGGATTGTTTATTAATTTCAAATGTTCCTTtctattttgaaactttttgaaagtgggatttttgttttgattaattattttgacTGATTTTGTCTACAATGCCAATTCTGTCGACAACTTCCAGTTTGGCTTTTGACatgatgtaaaaacataaattagtgTTGATCTCTCTGATTTTAAAGAGAGAACAACTTTGAAAAGATTTAAtcgatatgaatacttttgcaaggctgCAGATACGCTGCAGAGTAACACTGGTTGGAGTTGCCACTGCCATCACTTAACATGTTCTATGGCATCAAATACATTCAACAGGAACCAGAATGTCCAAAAGCTTTGTTATGGACATTTTGCCTAAAGTACTAAGAAAACAGTACAGTAAAAGCTGTCCCTAACTGTAACATGGAATTGTAAGGACATTCTTGGCTTTATTGGTTTTAGTTGTATaacagtaaaatttattttgcccTTCAAATCATATAATTTGACATCTTACTATCTTTTTTGTTAGGTTTGGATGCTGACAAAGGGAGTTTCTTCCTTCTACATGGCTCAACTAAAGGTAAAAGTAACAgttggagaggaaaaagtgggcTCGTACTGATGTCTGGTCTGCAGATGGTGAGGTAGCGGTCAATAGCAACCACAGTCAGTAGGCCGATGCTGGCCATGCCGAAGAAGATGTTGAGGGCTGCATATATCTAAAAtcagaagcaaaataaaaagttcaaactCGGATTTTCTACTTTGATACTTATTAGGACATTTTTACTGAATCTGTTTAGCATCACTTAACAGTTCATAAGCTTGTTTactaaaaatatacacaaactAGTTTTTAGCTCTTCATATGGGAAAGCATGCTTGCATCTTATGGCATGTGTGTTCCtgaaaggaataaaaaataagtttgaccaaatctgcacaaaaacaaacataatctgCAGAAAGAAAGTCCAAACACGTGACCTGAGCTGACCAGCTGAGGTGACAGTCTGCTCACTGTTCAGAGTCTTGGTAGCTTAGAATAAACCCAGTTAACCATTCTAATTTTACATGacgagacagaaaaaaaacaaaaaaaataatttttgtccaaaagaaaaatctgaaataaaaaaccaacaaaaatccAGAGAAACCCTTGATCAAAACCACATCAAAAGATTACAGTAAAGTAAAGTAGAAGAAACTGTGTGTAATGTGTGGGTgaatttctgtatttgtttccTCACCTGGCATCCGGTGTAGCCGAACTTCCAGCTTCCATGAATATCTGAGGCAGCAGACATAGGATAACCAATACCAGCCACTCCAATGTCAGTGAAGGCCAggttgatgatgatgaagttAGTGGCTGTGCGGAGCTCCCTGAACTTTACAAACATCAGCAGAACTACGATGTTACTGGCCAAACTGATGACACCTAAGAGTGGAGGAGGCAAAAGCTTTCTATGAAGGTAGTTTTCAGCATACTGAATTTTTAGGTGACATTTTTGAGCTCCGAATTACAAAGCTTGACAAGTGTTGCCTAAAGTGATCCTTTCGTAATGTGGTTTTGTCTGTTGTAATTGAATTATGGTTCTTTATGCATGGCCATGTAGGCTTCCTTCAGATTTGTGTTTCATAATGTCTAACGTTTCAAACATTCAAATGCAAAGTAATACTCCTTAAGTTGGCCTTTATAATCTGTATGTTTGTTAAATCATGTAACGAGACAATGGTGGTTTTCTAAACAAGTTCAGATATGATAATTgacagataaaaaatataaatgaaattcaaataaatgcaaGCATCACACTACTGTTTTGAGATTCTTCTTAAAACTTTCTTCTTACATTGAAggaataaaatcttaatattcAAAAGTTTTCCCATACCCCAGTTTCTTTCTCCATTCTATCTAGAGTTAATAAAAGCACATTTGCTACTTTTCCAGAGGTTTTGTGACTATGTAGGAACCATAGCTTTCTGAAGGGCTGGAGATCAGTTATCCTGCTTGGCTTGAGTCCTAAAATTCCTCCACATAGCTTAATAATATTCTACACTGTATAAAGAGAATGTTCCAGTCGTTTTTTGAGGAAccttatttttaatcagtttaattatttttgtcataaattTGTTAAAGGGGAGAATCAATTTTTTCTCAAAGGATTGATCTGGCATGGATATAACATTTAGACCATAGGAGAATAATAAACTTTAGTTTCATGTTATGTGGAAACCATAGATATTCAActtaactttttctttgtttttccaatgACGTGACCGTTTTCCATATTGTTGAATAAACTCATTCCTTCACACAACatattgttttctctgtttctgctaGCTGTTCAGTTTATCTAGCATTATATCTATGAAATTTTACAGATGATGTCCATTTCCTACCTGCAGTTATCAGATATCCAGCCACGATGTTGTGCTCCATTTGGCTGAAAGCACTTTTTCCTCCGTATGGTGCAACATCACCAGAACTGTTCACCTCTGAGTCCATCCCCAtcttttgacttgttttaaaaaaatcaaaaccagaaCTAATAGTACAATCTAAAGAGCAGAACAGTAAAAACTCTTGAGATCCTGTTTGAACAGAATAAAGAATCAGAGAGCTGATGTTGGGAAACTAAAGCCTGTTTCTCGGTGGATTATTACATTCCAGCTCTGTTCTCTGCTGGGAGCCAGTATTTTGTACAAAAGTAAGGATTACTGCTCATGTGGCCTGAAATCTGGGTTCTGACACtgacatttcaacaaaaaataacattttaattgcGTCACACCCCAAACATTACAGATACTATTGCAACACCTGACATTCTTATACCTCAGTCAGAGATTACATGCGTTGTCATCCCACACGTGTTTTTTCATCACAAAGCAAATGTATATGACCAAGAAGACATAACATGAGTGCAGATTAAAAATTCCTATGCTGGATGAGGTAAAGAGGCATTTTAGATCTAGGAGATATGGCTCACCCACCAGGATGCTACATGGTGTTAGACATCACAAGCAGTCTTTTCAGCATCATAGACAATTCTCATTTGTTATTCACAATCTAATTACTACAGGAAGTGTTTCCGTACGCTAAAGTTTACAAAGGACATTGAAAATGCTACTTGATGTGTTTTCAAGAAATCTGGATTTCATTTGAacgaataatttaaaaactcaaataattAGACCTGTTAAATCTGAAGTAGATCGTCCTGCACTGGACATGGATTCTTTAAAACCCATTTTAAGAAGTCTCACATTAACATAAACTGCTGGTGTGTTAATGTGagacataaaacattttgcataagacaaaaaatttattatttaatttaattttattttatactatTATATTCTAAataagttactcaagtaaatgtaattgagtaaatgtagcAATATACCACCTACTTTTTCTGATTAGAGATTATTCGGTACAAATCAGAAAGTACTAATTCCCTCCCcaaattacattatttaatcaaaaaggTAGGGATGAATCCCACTTTGGTTCT from Xiphophorus hellerii strain 12219 chromosome 19, Xiphophorus_hellerii-4.1, whole genome shotgun sequence encodes:
- the LOC116708576 gene encoding photoreceptor outer segment membrane glycoprotein 2-like — translated: MAVLKVKFTKTRRDKLAQILWILNWISVITGVILFSLGLFLKVELKKREELMAEKDIQYVPNMLIAVGLIACIINFLGGKICYDCVDSTKFLRWKLIMLPYIVCTFFFTLCVLVGALMCYSMHWELEEALNLGLMQAMRFYKDTDMPGRCFLKHTVDTLQIQFQCCGNSGYKDWFQIQWISNRYLDMSKKEVIDRLRSNVEGKYLMDGVPFSCCNINSPRPCIQQQITNNSAHFNYEHQTEDQNLWMKGCRQALLEYYTHIMQSIGLTVLITWLFELSVLTGVRYLQTSLENLLRQGDPDSESDGWLLENSLMETARTNLSIIKSLGKSNQINTANNGDPNIDVPSTSKAHYGPDNVPPKEKMETS
- the rrh gene encoding visual pigment-like receptor peropsin, with protein sequence MGMDSEVNSSGDVAPYGGKSAFSQMEHNIVAGYLITAGVISLASNIVVLLMFVKFRELRTATNFIIINLAFTDIGVAGIGYPMSAASDIHGSWKFGYTGCQIYAALNIFFGMASIGLLTVVAIDRYLTICRPDISQKMTARSYNILILAAWLNAVFWSSMPIVGWASYAPDPTGATCTINWRQNDASFISFTMAVIAVNFVVPLSVMFYCYYNVSVTVKRYKTSNCLESINIDWSDQMDVTKMSIIMIIMFLVAWSPYSLVCLWASFGDPKTIPAPMAIIAPLFAKSSTFYNPCIYVIANKKFRRAITGMIRCQTRQRITISTQVPMTISQQPLTQ